A DNA window from Anastrepha obliqua isolate idAnaObli1 chromosome 5, idAnaObli1_1.0, whole genome shotgun sequence contains the following coding sequences:
- the LOC129247305 gene encoding insulin-like growth factor-binding protein complex acid labile subunit produces the protein MKMKCFIVLLVVMVVLIQISVSAARINSKPHAKNHRKYSSNHHQQLQQLKKSISTVAAPHAAKRNHHQSTSPRRTQQRLQRTEVPPLETSAEPQLEIDTLQCPVYCVCQYAHFVELPISRWIQHMQARRPRSDGDAADGEDADVWHFNHDDRYEQAHESDKDLYESYGDDGAYLTNPFMKQATCILQEDTNIEELTQALPHDLHALVLLYTSSGKNKSVSLSTLKPLNQLTTLEVRGGLNRSLRIIFDEPLSFLQHANFESVTLLGSENYKRPKNPVHPKDSFDYKPRGETYDELDADGNRISFAPLEDDFDDNIVPYDIYKQVLIKARMPTFYGWEHLEVLRIHGCQLNELQWEMFDGLTALEHLSLERNGIAEVPPFSFYGAMHIQTLSLAHNYIRDLHYRALAGLLQLEVLDLSSNRLDKLSERSFPPFPKLVRLDLRNNPIRYILPASFWVMNSTRYMDFESTTVPLHLRNNQPFESLLQLETLHIGNVSIGNLGQNMFKGLTALEQLRLRGSIRTIEFDAFAGLIKLRELELSHCGIQEISMDALMDCRSLEVLDLSYNNISYFPPGLLDDLLNLEEIHLQGNQLRTLPITFFLRPKLRLARLSENPWQCSCDMYNWRPKITNQERGPRTKRCITDYQTGKQISCRRVDSYVYDNRYAPRCSNHNERSVFYVLRKQLKCGPGRVVRTNAQQHSGMHNSVLPKQIVRQQVPHWRKIEQSQFKLMQNKNQLQLNVSGNVNLYSDANAKGAVVQLQESRPKHVNAMAQRNTLMHALKRDPPKPAEHGGEDVDNNISYEI, from the exons ATGAAGATGAAATGTTTTATTGTGTTGTTGGTGGTGATGGTGGTGTTGATT CAAATCAGCGTTAGCGCTGCACGCATAAATTCCAAGCCACATGCGAAAAATCACAGAAAATACTCCTCaaatcatcatcagcaattGCAACAGCTCAAGAAATCAATCAGCACAGTTGCCGCGCCACACGCTGCCAAACGTAATCACCATCAATCGACGTCGCCGCGCCGCACACAGCAGCGTTTGCAGCGAACGGAAGTGCCCCCCTTAGAGACGTCGGCCGAACCACAACTGGAAATTGACACACTACAATGTCCGGTGTATTGTGTCTGTCAGTATGCGCACTTTGTCGAGCTGCCCATATCACGTTGGATACAGCACATGCAAGCACGTCGACCGCGTAGTGATGGTGATGCAGCTGATGGTGAAGACGCTGATGTTTGGCATTTCAATCACGACGATCGTTACGAGCAGGCACATGAAAGTGACAAAGACTTGTACGAAAGCTACGGTGATGATGGCGCATACTTAACGAATCCCTTCATGAAACAGGCCACATGTATTCTGCAGGAGGATACCAATATCGAGGAATTAACACAAGCGTTGCCGCATGATTTGCATGCACTGGTCTTGCTTTACACAAGCAGCGGGAAAAATAAAAGTG TGAGTCTGAGCACACTCAAGCCACTAAATCAACTGACCACTTTGGAAGTACGTGGCGGCCTCAATCGTTCATTGCGCATTATCTTCGATGAACCGCTTAGTTTCCTGCAACATGCCAACTTCGAATCGGTCACACTCTTGGGCAGCGAAAATTATAAACGGCCCAAAAATCCTGTACATCCAAAGGATAGCTTCGATTACAAGCCACGCGGTGAAACGTACGACGAATTGGATGCGGACGGCAATAGGATTAGCTTTGCCCCACTCGAGGATGACTTTGACGACAATATTGTGCCCTATGACATATACAAACAGGTATTGATAAAGGCACGCATGCCCACATTCTATGGCTGGGAGCATTTGGAAGTGCTGCGCATACATGGCTGCCAGCTGAACGAATTGCAATGGGAAATGTTTGATGGCTTAACGGCTTTGGAACACTTATCGCTCGAGCGCAATGGCATTGCTGAGGTGCCACCATTTTCTTTCTACGGCGCCATGCACATACAAACCTTATCGCTGGCACACAATTACATACGAGACTTGCACTACCGCGCATTGGCTGGCCTTTTGCAGCTGGAAGTGCTCGATTTGAGCAGCAATCGTTTGGATAAATTGAGCGAGCGCAGTTTTCCACCATTTCCGAAGCTGGTGCGCCTTGATCTTCGCAATAATCCCATACGCTATATACTGCCAGCCAGTTTCTGGGTGATGAATTCCACACGTTACATGGACTTTGAGTCCACGACGGTGCCGTTGCACTTGCGTAACAATCAGCCGTTCGAATCATTGTTGCAGCTGGAGACGCTGCATATCGGCAATGTGTCAATTGGCAATTTGGGGCAGAATATGTTCAAG GGTTTAACAGCGCTTGAGCAGCTTAGGTTGCGTGGCAGCATACGTACCATCGAATTTGACGCTTTCGCCGGTCTGATCAAGCTGCGTGAACTTGAGCTGAGCCATTGTGGCATACAAGAGATATCAATGGATGCCCTAATGGATTGCAGAAGTCTGGAAGTGCTCGACTTGTCCTACAATAATATCTCTTATTTCCCACCTGGTCTGCTGGACGACCTACTAAACTTGGAGGAAATCCATTTGCAAGGCAATCAACTGCGCACGCTACCCATCACATTTTTCCTGCGCCCAAAATTGCGTTTGGCGCGCCTTAGCGAAAACCCCTGGCAATGCAGCTGTGACATGTACAATTGGCGTCCGAAAATTACCAACCAAGAACGTGGACCACGCACGAAGCGTTGCATCACTGACTACCAAACAGGTAAACAAATATCCTGTCGCCGCGTGGACAGCTACGTCTATGACAATCGTTATGCGCCACGTTGCAGTAACCACAACGAACGTAGCGTATTCTATGTGCTGCGCAAGCAATTGAAATGTGGACCGGGACGCGTTGTGCGAACAAATGCGCAACAACATTCCGGCATGCACAACAGCGTGCTACCGAAGCAAATTGTTAGGCAGCAGGTGCCGCACTGGCGCAAAATTGAGCAAAGTCAATTCAAattaatgcaaaacaaaaaccaactgCAGTTAAATGTGTCCGGCAATGTAAATTTGTACAGTGACGCTAATGCCAAAGGGGCAGTCGTGCAATTACAAGAAAGTAGGCCAAAGCATGTTAACGCAATGGCACAGCGCAATACGTTGATGCATGCGCTGAAACGCGATCCACCTAAGCCAGCGGAGCATGGCGGAGAAGACGTCGACAATAATATTTCCTACGAAATATGA